In Lutra lutra chromosome 5, mLutLut1.2, whole genome shotgun sequence, a single genomic region encodes these proteins:
- the LOC125101241 gene encoding LOW QUALITY PROTEIN: olfactory receptor 2T29-like (The sequence of the model RefSeq protein was modified relative to this genomic sequence to represent the inferred CDS: substituted 2 bases at 2 genomic stop codons), protein MTRGRNAQQQKNAGDGPSTTEGRRCQWAGKVEWERWTDIGRYTKGEGATSGDRLEILRRFRGEQTAPRPPSWVSPLHAPEQVNSPSAADRACPQSQSQESLELRVIPKTMRVTNHTRQSDFDLVGFFSQFKYPALLCLVILXFSXWPWNTILIFLIHCDTHLHNPMYFFIAQLLLMDVMYISVTLPKMLMDQAMGVKQISVPECGMQMFLYLTLGGSEFFLLAAMAYDCYVAICHPLHYPILMNHRVSLLLVSSSWFIGSVDRFVLTPITLTFPFCTSWEIYNFFCEVPAVMKLSCSDTSLYETLKYLGCVLMLLIPLTIISSSYSFILFTIHRMNSAEGWKKAFTTCSSHMMVVILFYGASMYTYMLPTSYHTPEKDMIVSVFYTILTLVLNTLIYSLRNKDVTRALKNVECGSIF, encoded by the exons atgactaggggGAGGAATGCCCAGCAGCAGAAAAATGCAGGGGATGGGCCTTCTACAACAGAG ggcagaagatgccagtgggcaggtaaagtggagtgggaacgttGGACTGATATAGGAAGATACACAAAAGGGGAAGGAGCCACCAGTggcgaccgattggaaa TTCTTCGGAGGTTTAGAGGagagcaaactgcacccagacctccttCTTGGGTCTCACCTCTGCATGCTCCAGAGCAAGTAAactccccctctgctgctgacAGAGCATGTCCCCAGTCACAGTCTCAGGAGTCGCTAGAGCTCCGGGTtatacccaaaaccatgagag TAACCAACCATACTAGACAATCAGATTTTGACCTAGTGGGATTCTTCAGTCAATTCAAGTACCCAGCTCTTCTTTGTTTggtcattttatagttttcctgaTGGCCTTGGAACACCATCCTGATCTTTTTGATACACTGTGATACTCACCTTCATAAccccatgtacttttttattgCCCAGTTATTGCTCATGGATGTGATGTACATTTCTGTTACTCTGCCCAAGATGCTCATGGACCAGGCCATGGGTGTGAAACAGATCTCAGTCCCTGAATGTGGGATGCAGATGTTTCTCTATCTGACACTAGGAGGCTCAGAATTTTTCCTTCTAGCTGCCATGGCCTATGActgctatgtggccatctgccaTCCACTCCATTATCCTATCCTCATGAACCATAGGGTGAGTCTCCTCTTGGTGTCTTCTTCCTGGTTTATAGGATCTGTGGATAGATTTGTGTTGACACCCATCA ccctgacctTTCCCTTCTGTACATCCTGGGAAATCTATAATTTCTTCTGTGAGGTCCCTGCTGTAATGAAGCTTTCCTGCTCAGACACTTCCCTCTACGAGACCCTCAAGTACCTGGGCTGTGTTCTCATGCTCCTCATCCCTCTGACAATCATTTCAAGCTCCTATTCTTTCATCCTCTTCACCATCCACAGGATGAACTCAGCAGAGGGATGGAAGAAGGCCTTTACCACTTGTTCTTCCCACATGATGGTGGTCATCCTTTTCTATGGTGCTTCCATGTATACCTACATGCTTCCCACCTCCTATCACACCCCTGAGAAGGACATGATTGTATCTGTCTTTTATACCATACTCACTCTTGTTCTAAATACTTTAATTTATAGTCTTAGGAATAAGGATGTAACAAGGGCTCTAAAAAATGTTGAATGTGGATCAATCTTTTAG